The following are encoded together in the Paludisphaera mucosa genome:
- a CDS encoding 3-keto-disaccharide hydrolase has protein sequence MRPSTTTRLATLLAATFLLPATAALAQSAGKPLFNGKDLDGWVTPADKALFAVEDGVIVGRTAGDLKKNEFLVTAKPYKDFTLKAKVKLRNGNSGIQVRSKRADDGAVSGPQADVAVGYWGLLYEERGRGILERYPEAEAAKIVKEGDWNDFAITFKGKRLTVVLNGVTVIDREDKEFPDEGIIALQVHVGPAMEVRYKDLSIEELN, from the coding sequence ATGCGCCCATCGACGACGACCCGTCTCGCGACCCTGCTCGCGGCGACGTTCCTGCTCCCGGCGACGGCGGCCCTCGCCCAGAGCGCCGGCAAGCCGCTGTTCAACGGCAAGGACCTCGACGGCTGGGTCACGCCCGCCGACAAGGCCCTCTTCGCCGTCGAGGACGGCGTGATCGTGGGCCGGACCGCCGGCGACCTCAAGAAGAACGAGTTCCTGGTCACGGCGAAGCCGTACAAGGACTTCACGCTCAAGGCCAAGGTGAAGCTCCGCAACGGCAACTCGGGCATCCAGGTCCGCAGCAAGCGCGCCGACGACGGGGCCGTCTCGGGCCCGCAGGCCGACGTGGCCGTCGGCTACTGGGGCCTGCTGTACGAGGAGCGCGGCCGCGGCATCCTCGAGCGCTACCCGGAGGCCGAGGCCGCCAAGATCGTCAAGGAAGGCGACTGGAACGACTTCGCCATCACCTTCAAGGGCAAGCGCCTGACGGTCGTCCTCAACGGCGTCACCGTGATCGACCGCGAGGACAAGGAGTTCCCCGACGAGGGGATCATCGCCCTGCAGGTCCACGTCGGCCCCGCGATGGAGGTCCGCTACAAGGACCTGAGCATCGAGGAGCTGAACTGA
- the hpnC gene encoding squalene synthase HpnC, whose protein sequence is MTFETDLRRFGPPACETVSPRDALTYCARLTSTHYENFSVVTWLTPREHRPAFQSIYAFCRWSDDLGDEVGDPARSLELLDWWRGELDAMFDGRARHPVMIALRETVGRYGIPPGPFHALIDAFVQDQTVVDYATFDQLRDYCTRSADPVGRLVLYVAGAFDEANARLSDSTCTALQLANFWQDVARDLDIGRIYLPREDRERFGVRDDDLKARRFTPAFGEMLKFEVARTRELFDAGRPLVARIPGEFAVDVDLFSRGGLEILKKIEACGYDVLSARPSLGKAAKVRLLARAMLGLARARLTGGGARRLDPAPPLAAAAPRGESPR, encoded by the coding sequence ATGACGTTCGAGACGGACCTCCGGCGATTCGGCCCCCCGGCCTGCGAGACCGTCTCGCCCCGGGACGCGCTCACTTATTGCGCGCGGCTGACTTCGACGCACTACGAGAACTTCAGCGTCGTCACCTGGCTGACCCCCCGCGAGCACCGGCCGGCCTTCCAGTCGATCTACGCCTTCTGCCGCTGGTCCGACGACCTGGGCGACGAGGTCGGCGACCCCGCCCGATCGCTGGAGCTGCTCGACTGGTGGCGCGGCGAGCTGGACGCGATGTTCGACGGCCGCGCCCGCCACCCCGTCATGATCGCCCTGCGCGAGACCGTCGGGCGCTACGGCATCCCCCCCGGCCCGTTCCACGCGCTGATCGACGCCTTCGTCCAGGACCAGACGGTCGTCGACTACGCGACGTTCGACCAGCTCCGCGACTACTGCACCCGATCGGCCGACCCGGTGGGCCGGCTCGTGCTGTACGTCGCCGGGGCCTTCGACGAGGCCAACGCCCGGCTCTCCGACTCGACCTGCACGGCGCTCCAGCTCGCGAACTTCTGGCAGGACGTCGCCCGCGACCTGGACATCGGCCGCATCTATCTGCCCCGCGAGGACCGCGAGCGATTCGGCGTCCGCGACGACGACCTGAAGGCGCGTCGCTTCACCCCGGCCTTCGGCGAGATGCTGAAGTTCGAGGTGGCGCGGACGCGCGAGCTGTTCGACGCCGGCCGACCGCTGGTCGCCCGCATCCCCGGCGAGTTCGCGGTCGACGTCGACCTCTTCTCGCGCGGCGGCCTGGAGATCCTCAAGAAGATCGAGGCGTGCGGATACGACGTGCTGTCCGCGCGGCCGTCGCTAGGCAAGGCCGCGAAGGTCCGGCTGCTGGCCCGCGCGATGCTCGGCCTGGCCCGGGCCCGCCTGACCGGCGGCGGCGCACGCCGTCTCGACCCCGCCCCCCCGCTGGCCGCGGCGGCCCCGCGCGGGGAGAGCCCCCGGTGA
- a CDS encoding phytoene/squalene synthase family protein codes for MTPDARLAESHRFCGEVARREARNFYHAFRLLPPDRRRAMCALYAFMRHSDDLADDEAPAADKVRALASWRRDLDDALAGKPSTWPGLVALADTVRVAAIPPTLLHEVIDGVEMDLSPRRFADFDELADYCRHVASAVGLCCIHIWGYESEHGRAERLADRCGLALQITNILRDVREDAENGRVYFPADDLARHGVADRDLLAAKTGPALRRLLEDYAARAYGFYDEAAGLVPLVAPVGRPVLLTIVGIYRALLDEIVRRDYDVLAGRTSVPRWRKVAIALRSLPSRYFGPGRRDAGTPRKPDLVS; via the coding sequence GTGACGCCCGACGCCCGGCTCGCGGAGAGCCATCGCTTCTGCGGCGAGGTCGCCCGCCGCGAGGCCCGCAACTTCTACCACGCCTTCCGGCTCCTGCCGCCGGACCGGCGGCGGGCGATGTGCGCGCTCTACGCCTTCATGAGGCATTCGGACGACCTGGCCGACGACGAGGCCCCGGCGGCCGACAAGGTCCGGGCGCTGGCCTCCTGGCGGCGGGACCTCGACGACGCGCTCGCGGGAAAGCCCTCGACCTGGCCCGGCCTGGTCGCGCTGGCCGACACCGTCCGGGTCGCCGCGATCCCGCCGACGCTCCTGCACGAGGTGATCGATGGCGTGGAGATGGACCTGTCCCCCCGGCGATTCGCCGACTTCGACGAGCTGGCCGACTACTGCCGCCACGTGGCCTCGGCCGTCGGCCTCTGCTGCATCCACATCTGGGGATACGAGTCCGAACACGGCCGCGCCGAACGCCTGGCCGACCGCTGCGGCCTGGCCTTGCAGATCACCAACATCCTCCGCGACGTCCGCGAGGACGCCGAGAACGGCCGGGTCTACTTCCCCGCCGACGACCTCGCACGCCACGGCGTCGCCGACCGCGACCTGCTCGCGGCGAAGACCGGCCCGGCCCTGCGGCGGCTGCTCGAAGACTACGCGGCGCGGGCCTACGGCTTCTACGACGAGGCGGCCGGGCTCGTCCCGCTCGTCGCCCCCGTCGGCCGGCCGGTGCTCCTGACGATCGTCGGCATCTACCGGGCGCTCCTCGACGAGATCGTCCGCCGCGACTACGACGTCCTCGCCGGCCGCACTTCGGTCCCGCGCTGGCGGAAGGTCGCCATCGCCCTGCGTTCGCTCCCCTCGCGCTATTTCGGCCCGGGCCGCCGCGACGCCGGCACCCCCCGCAAGCCCGACTTGGTCTCCTGA
- the hpnE gene encoding hydroxysqualene dehydroxylase HpnE, which produces MMRNPPPPPHLVIVGGGLAGLATAATLVDRGLRITLLESRPRLGGRASSFTDPVTGELVDNCQHVSMVCCTNLDDFCRRVGIAGLFRREPTITFLGPDGRTSTLRAGFGPAPFHLGGSFLRAKYLGWGDKMRVAYGLARLALDRDAGGGDRRDESFADWLWRHGQNVRTIHLFWATVLVSALNERLDQMDVGLARQVFVDGFLMNREGFQMEVPSAPLGELYGARLETWLRDRGVDVRLTTGVRSIDADEDGSTVRGVTLRNGETIDADMVVAAVPFDRVGGLLDPAIRGRVPAIEGLGRLESSPITGVHLWFDRPVCPLDHAVAPGRFLQWVFNHTALQGRSPKGGGQYLQVVISASYDLAWMSKEMIRDAVLADLAEMWPAAEDANLVRWWVVTEHGATFAPRPGVAALRPPQRTPVDGLFLAGDWTDTGWPATMEGAVRSGYLAAQGILEDLDRPARLLRPDLTPDRLAGRLLTPQADSGGLRFAPDFEEVSPEPAGG; this is translated from the coding sequence ATGATGCGCAACCCCCCTCCCCCGCCCCACCTCGTGATCGTCGGCGGCGGCCTCGCCGGGCTGGCGACGGCGGCGACGCTCGTCGACCGGGGGCTGCGGATCACCCTGCTGGAGAGCCGCCCCCGGCTGGGCGGCCGGGCCAGCTCGTTCACCGATCCCGTCACGGGCGAACTCGTCGACAACTGTCAACACGTCAGCATGGTCTGCTGCACGAACCTCGACGACTTCTGCCGCCGGGTGGGGATCGCGGGCCTCTTCCGCCGCGAGCCGACGATCACGTTCCTGGGTCCCGACGGCCGAACGTCGACCCTCCGCGCCGGGTTCGGCCCCGCGCCCTTCCACCTCGGGGGCAGCTTCCTGCGGGCGAAGTACCTGGGGTGGGGGGACAAGATGCGGGTCGCCTACGGCCTGGCCCGGCTGGCCCTCGACCGCGACGCCGGCGGGGGCGACCGCCGCGACGAGTCGTTCGCCGACTGGCTCTGGAGGCACGGCCAGAACGTCCGCACGATCCACCTGTTCTGGGCGACGGTCCTGGTCTCGGCGCTCAATGAGCGGCTCGACCAGATGGACGTCGGCCTGGCCCGCCAGGTGTTCGTCGACGGCTTCCTGATGAACCGCGAGGGCTTCCAAATGGAGGTCCCCTCCGCCCCGCTCGGCGAGCTTTACGGCGCCCGGCTGGAGACGTGGCTCCGCGACCGCGGCGTCGACGTCCGCCTGACGACCGGCGTGCGGTCGATCGACGCCGACGAGGACGGCTCGACCGTGCGCGGGGTGACGCTCCGCAACGGCGAGACGATCGACGCCGACATGGTCGTGGCGGCCGTCCCGTTCGACCGCGTCGGCGGCCTGCTCGACCCGGCGATCCGCGGCCGCGTGCCGGCGATCGAGGGCCTGGGCCGGTTGGAATCCTCGCCCATCACCGGCGTCCACCTCTGGTTCGACCGCCCCGTCTGCCCGCTCGACCACGCCGTCGCCCCGGGCCGGTTCCTCCAGTGGGTCTTCAACCACACGGCGCTCCAGGGCCGCAGCCCGAAGGGGGGCGGCCAGTACCTTCAGGTCGTCATCAGCGCCTCGTACGACCTGGCCTGGATGAGCAAGGAGATGATCCGCGACGCCGTGCTGGCCGACCTGGCGGAGATGTGGCCGGCCGCGGAGGACGCGAATCTCGTCCGCTGGTGGGTCGTCACCGAGCACGGCGCGACGTTCGCCCCCCGGCCGGGCGTGGCCGCGCTCCGCCCCCCCCAGAGGACGCCCGTCGACGGCCTCTTCCTCGCCGGCGACTGGACCGACACCGGCTGGCCCGCCACGATGGAGGGCGCCGTCCGCAGCGGCTACCTGGCGGCCCAGGGGATCCTCGAAGACCTCGACCGCCCCGCCCGCCTCCTCCGCCCCGACCTGACTCCCGACCGCCTGGCCGGCCGGCTGCTGACGCCCCAGGCCGACTCGGGCGGGCTGCGGTTCGCGCCCGACTTCGAGGAGGTCTCGCCCGAGCCGGCCGGCGGCTGA
- a CDS encoding thiamine phosphate synthase gives MDETLTPGARRAMDRAASRARSRGAAAVEPADLLAALLDEPESRASELVAEYGMAPQDVREALGAARLDEDAIEAAGYGLLDEPAVDSPRSSAIRAVVGEATARARADGRKASVGTEHLLAGLVAEAAFVLEPLRDAGLDLDGLRDALIRDEAEVEPLPPLEGPPLDLSDSTRTVDLARVLDASANRAREGLRVVEDYARFVLDDPGLTRRLKEARHRLADALRGFDPDLLLAARDTREDVGTHIMTHSEQVRENPRAVLAANFKRTGEALRSLEEYGKLVDVWLAGRFEVLRYDVYTLEKLMMTAVHAYRSLADCRLMVLVGGLPTLGDVTWIVGEALAGGADVIQLREKGLPDRELLTRAREVRILTAQAKARFILNDRPDLARLSGADGVHLGQDDVTVRDARRIVGPNLVIGVSTHERAQLDAAIVSGAGYLGVGPVFPSATKDFAEPELAGLAYVRTVAETTNLPWFAIGGVDATNVDRVLEAGASRIAVSAAVVKADRPRAAAAALRAALDAAADGR, from the coding sequence ATGGATGAGACGTTGACGCCGGGCGCCCGGCGCGCGATGGATCGGGCCGCGAGCCGGGCGCGGTCGCGGGGCGCGGCGGCCGTCGAGCCGGCCGACCTGCTCGCCGCCCTGCTCGACGAGCCGGAATCCCGCGCCTCGGAGCTGGTCGCCGAGTACGGCATGGCCCCGCAGGACGTCCGCGAGGCCCTGGGCGCGGCCCGGCTCGACGAGGACGCGATCGAGGCGGCGGGCTACGGCCTGCTCGACGAGCCCGCGGTCGATTCGCCTAGGTCGTCGGCCATCCGAGCGGTCGTCGGCGAGGCGACGGCCCGGGCGCGGGCCGACGGCCGCAAGGCGAGCGTCGGCACCGAGCACCTGCTGGCCGGCCTGGTCGCCGAGGCGGCCTTCGTCCTGGAACCGCTCCGCGACGCCGGGCTCGACCTCGACGGCCTCCGCGACGCGCTCATCCGCGACGAGGCCGAAGTCGAGCCGTTGCCGCCGCTGGAGGGCCCGCCGCTCGACCTGTCGGACTCGACCCGCACCGTCGACCTGGCGCGGGTCCTCGACGCCTCGGCCAACCGGGCCCGCGAGGGACTGCGGGTCGTCGAGGACTACGCCCGGTTCGTGCTCGACGACCCCGGCCTGACCCGCCGGCTCAAGGAGGCCCGGCACCGGCTGGCCGACGCCCTCCGCGGCTTCGACCCCGACCTGCTGCTCGCCGCGCGCGACACCCGCGAGGACGTCGGCACGCACATCATGACCCACTCCGAGCAAGTCCGCGAGAACCCCCGCGCCGTGCTCGCCGCCAACTTCAAGCGCACCGGCGAGGCCCTCCGCTCGCTCGAAGAGTACGGCAAGCTCGTCGACGTCTGGCTCGCCGGCCGCTTCGAGGTCCTCCGCTACGACGTCTACACGCTCGAAAAGCTGATGATGACGGCGGTCCACGCCTACCGCTCGCTCGCCGACTGCCGGCTGATGGTCCTCGTCGGCGGCCTGCCGACCCTGGGCGACGTGACCTGGATCGTCGGCGAGGCCCTGGCCGGCGGCGCCGACGTGATCCAGCTCCGGGAGAAGGGCCTCCCCGACCGCGAGCTGCTCACCCGCGCCCGCGAGGTCCGGATCCTGACCGCGCAGGCCAAGGCCCGGTTCATCCTCAACGACCGCCCCGACCTGGCGCGACTGTCCGGCGCCGATGGCGTCCACCTGGGCCAGGACGACGTCACCGTCCGCGACGCGCGGCGGATCGTCGGGCCCAACCTCGTCATCGGGGTCTCGACCCACGAACGGGCCCAGCTCGACGCCGCGATCGTCTCGGGCGCGGGCTACCTCGGCGTCGGCCCGGTCTTCCCCAGCGCGACCAAGGACTTCGCCGAGCCCGAGCTGGCCGGCCTGGCCTACGTCCGCACCGTCGCCGAGACGACGAACCTCCCCTGGTTCGCCATCGGCGGCGTCGACGCGACCAACGTCGACCGCGTCCTCGAAGCGGGCGCCTCGCGCATCGCCGTCAGCGCCGCCGTCGTGAAGGCCGATCGCCCCCGCGCCGCCGCCGCCGCCCTCCGCGCGGCGCTCGACGCCGCGGCCGACGGCCGCTGA
- a CDS encoding glutathione peroxidase, with amino-acid sequence MLGRFLLACPLLLALGLAVAAFAANPAAAADDKKPASVLDFHVKDIDGADVALSKYQGKVLLLVNTASQCGLTPQYKGLEEVYKKYKDQGLEVLAFPANEFGKQEPGTDDEIKQFCSTKYNVTFPLFSKIVVKGQGIHPLYQYLTNESTNPSYAGPIGWNFAKFLVNRKGEVVARFDPKTTPESPEVQAALEKALAEK; translated from the coding sequence GTGCTCGGACGATTCCTGCTCGCCTGCCCGCTCCTCCTCGCCCTCGGCCTCGCCGTGGCCGCCTTCGCCGCGAATCCGGCGGCGGCCGCCGACGACAAGAAGCCGGCCTCGGTCCTCGACTTCCACGTCAAGGACATCGACGGCGCCGACGTGGCCCTGTCGAAGTACCAGGGCAAGGTGCTCCTGCTCGTGAACACCGCCAGCCAGTGCGGCCTCACCCCGCAGTACAAGGGGCTGGAAGAGGTCTACAAGAAGTATAAGGACCAGGGCCTGGAAGTGCTCGCCTTCCCCGCCAACGAGTTCGGCAAGCAGGAGCCGGGCACCGACGACGAGATCAAGCAGTTCTGCAGCACCAAGTACAACGTGACGTTCCCGCTCTTCTCGAAGATCGTCGTCAAGGGCCAGGGGATCCACCCGCTCTACCAGTACCTGACGAACGAGTCGACGAACCCCAGCTACGCCGGCCCCATCGGCTGGAATTTCGCCAAATTCCTCGTCAACCGCAAGGGCGAGGTCGTCGCCCGGTTCGACCCCAAGACGACGCCCGAGTCGCCCGAGGTCCAGGCGGCCCTGGAGAAGGCCCTGGCCGAGAAGTGA
- a CDS encoding macro domain-containing protein, translating to MLQALWLIHPDEAACEAFRRRFAGLPGVRVVRARFEELEPHDCFVTAGNAFGIMTAGIDAAVVQYFGEPLMGRVQHRIMDEYFGEQPVGTAFVLETGREAVPFLCHAPTMRVPGGIDGTDKVYSATWAAILAIHAHNRAADRKIEVAAFPAMGTGFGGVTFDEAARQMAAAYRHFLEPPHRLDWDFVVERQRAIQYDGDRQVVR from the coding sequence ATGCTGCAGGCCCTCTGGCTGATCCACCCCGACGAGGCGGCGTGCGAGGCCTTCCGGCGCCGCTTCGCGGGCCTGCCGGGCGTGCGCGTCGTCCGGGCGCGGTTCGAGGAGCTGGAACCGCACGACTGCTTCGTCACCGCCGGCAACGCCTTCGGCATCATGACGGCCGGGATCGACGCGGCCGTCGTGCAATACTTCGGCGAGCCGCTCATGGGGCGGGTCCAGCACAGGATCATGGACGAGTATTTCGGCGAGCAGCCGGTCGGGACGGCCTTCGTGCTGGAGACCGGCCGTGAGGCCGTCCCGTTCCTGTGCCACGCCCCGACGATGCGGGTCCCCGGCGGCATCGACGGGACCGACAAGGTGTACAGCGCGACGTGGGCGGCCATCCTGGCGATCCACGCCCACAACCGCGCCGCCGATCGGAAGATCGAGGTCGCCGCGTTCCCGGCGATGGGGACGGGCTTCGGGGGCGTGACCTTCGACGAGGCGGCGCGGCAGATGGCGGCGGCCTACCGCCACTTCCTCGAACCCCCTCATCGCCTGGACTGGGACTTCGTCGTCGAACGCCAGCGGGCGATCCAGTACGACGGCGACCGCCAGGTCGTCCGCTGA
- a CDS encoding efflux RND transporter periplasmic adaptor subunit has translation MMRGVATVLGVCVLAAGLAAMNAARRPGNVKLDWALVRTPSRKVLAEPLARATIVRTITASGKVESVEEAEIASQIIGRVIAVKFKEGDAVKTGDVLVEIDPTDAQAKLDSTKARISRLDAAINQSDSDLKKARRDADLAAKLAGRGYSTPTELADSFTALAKAEAALSMSRNELIESEAMRRASEEDVRRTIIRAPMDGVVSNINVDVGEIVIAGTTNLPGSVLMKVCDLGRMRVRADVDETDVPLVRPGQTTRVFLQSDQLRPIAGKIDRVSPQGKLKKDDVVGFETLVNLDVAPPTGSASDGPLLRPGMSVTVEVEVRRGEEALSIPSQAVVHRRRKELPDSATIREWAGRNARPPGEKARDAELSYLKVVFVLEGGVARARPIETGLSDESRVEVKAGIREDDRVVVGPFHALDEMKDGDPVVPVATTAELAEEG, from the coding sequence ATGATGCGCGGCGTGGCGACGGTGCTCGGGGTCTGCGTCCTGGCGGCGGGGCTGGCGGCGATGAACGCCGCGCGGCGGCCGGGCAACGTCAAGCTGGACTGGGCCCTGGTCCGCACCCCCTCGCGGAAGGTGCTGGCCGAGCCGCTGGCGCGGGCGACGATCGTGCGCACGATCACGGCCTCGGGCAAGGTCGAGTCGGTCGAGGAGGCGGAGATCGCCAGCCAGATCATCGGCCGGGTGATCGCCGTCAAATTCAAGGAGGGCGACGCCGTCAAGACGGGCGACGTCCTGGTCGAGATCGACCCGACCGACGCCCAGGCGAAGCTCGACTCGACCAAGGCGCGGATCTCCCGCCTGGACGCCGCGATCAACCAGTCGGATTCCGACCTGAAAAAGGCCCGCCGCGACGCCGACCTGGCGGCCAAGCTCGCCGGCCGCGGCTACTCGACCCCCACCGAGCTGGCCGACTCGTTCACCGCCCTGGCGAAGGCCGAGGCCGCCCTGTCGATGAGCCGCAACGAGCTGATCGAGTCCGAGGCGATGCGTCGGGCCAGCGAGGAGGACGTCCGGCGGACGATCATCCGGGCCCCGATGGACGGCGTCGTCTCGAACATCAACGTCGACGTCGGCGAGATCGTCATCGCCGGCACGACGAACCTGCCCGGCTCGGTGCTGATGAAGGTCTGCGACCTGGGCCGGATGCGGGTGCGGGCCGACGTCGACGAGACCGACGTGCCGCTCGTCCGCCCCGGCCAGACGACCCGGGTCTTCCTGCAGTCCGACCAGCTCCGCCCCATCGCCGGCAAGATCGACCGCGTCTCGCCCCAGGGCAAGCTCAAGAAGGACGACGTCGTCGGCTTCGAGACGCTCGTGAACCTGGACGTCGCCCCGCCGACCGGCTCCGCGTCCGACGGCCCCCTGCTCCGCCCCGGCATGAGCGTGACCGTCGAGGTGGAGGTCCGCCGCGGCGAGGAGGCCCTCTCGATCCCCTCGCAGGCGGTCGTCCACCGCCGCCGCAAGGAGCTGCCCGACTCGGCGACGATCCGCGAATGGGCCGGCCGCAACGCCCGGCCGCCCGGCGAGAAGGCCCGCGACGCCGAGCTGAGCTACCTGAAGGTCGTCTTCGTCCTCGAAGGCGGCGTCGCCCGCGCCCGGCCGATCGAGACCGGGCTGAGCGACGAGAGCCGGGTGGAGGTCAAGGCCGGGATCCGCGAGGACGACCGCGTCGTCGTCGGCCCCTTCCACGCCCTCGACGAGATGAAGGACGGCGACCCCGTCGTCCCGGTCGCGACGACGGCCGAGCTGGCCGAGGAGGGCTGA
- a CDS encoding ABC transporter ATP-binding protein, protein MEPDASVIQLQGVAKLYRVGEETVHALRGVDLAIGANELVAVMGPSGSGKSTLMNILGCLDVPTSGRYRLDGRDVAALSQADLAQVRGRRIGFVFQTFELLARQTALRNVELPMIYSGASASQRKRRAVEALERVGLGDRMGHRPNQMSGGQRQRVAIARAIVQRPALLLADEPTGNLDTQTGEEILDLFADLHREGQTIVVVTHEPDVAARCRRIVRIRDGRVESDECREP, encoded by the coding sequence ATCGAGCCCGACGCGAGCGTCATCCAGCTGCAGGGCGTCGCCAAGCTCTACCGCGTCGGCGAGGAGACGGTCCACGCGCTCCGGGGGGTCGACCTGGCGATCGGGGCCAACGAGCTGGTCGCCGTGATGGGGCCGTCGGGCTCGGGGAAGTCGACTCTGATGAACATCCTCGGCTGCCTCGACGTCCCCACCAGCGGCCGCTATCGGCTCGACGGCCGCGACGTCGCCGCGCTCTCGCAGGCCGACCTGGCCCAGGTGCGCGGGCGTCGGATCGGCTTCGTCTTCCAGACGTTCGAGCTGCTGGCCCGCCAGACGGCCCTTCGGAATGTGGAGCTGCCGATGATCTACTCGGGGGCGTCGGCCTCGCAGCGGAAGCGGCGGGCCGTCGAGGCGCTCGAGCGGGTGGGCCTGGGCGACCGGATGGGCCACCGGCCCAACCAGATGTCGGGCGGCCAGCGCCAGCGGGTGGCGATCGCGCGGGCGATCGTCCAGCGCCCCGCCCTGCTGCTCGCCGACGAGCCCACGGGCAACCTCGACACCCAGACCGGCGAGGAGATCCTCGACCTCTTCGCCGACCTCCACCGCGAGGGCCAGACCATCGTCGTCGTCACCCACGAGCCCGACGTCGCCGCCCGCTGCCGCCGCATCGTCCGCATCCGCGACGGCCGCGTCGAGTCCGACGAATGCCGCGAGCCCTGA
- a CDS encoding Uma2 family endonuclease, producing MATVEQTPALITAEEFARRPDSGMIEELVRGRIVMSPLPNRRHGFVCARVVYSIGRFLEDHALGRVFGNDSAIVIRRDPDTVRGADAAYYSFQRLPTDADNVGYGPEIPELAVEVLSPSDRWKDVMTKVGDYLGAGVLAVVVLDPEERTARMFEPDEGPRTLGPEDVLKFEAVLPGFEVVVGRLFE from the coding sequence ATGGCGACGGTCGAACAGACGCCCGCCCTGATCACGGCCGAGGAATTCGCCCGGCGGCCCGACTCGGGCATGATCGAGGAACTGGTGCGAGGACGCATCGTCATGTCGCCGCTTCCAAATCGTCGCCACGGCTTCGTCTGCGCCAGGGTCGTCTACTCAATCGGGCGGTTCCTGGAAGATCATGCCCTGGGCCGGGTCTTCGGCAACGACTCGGCCATCGTGATCCGCCGCGATCCCGACACCGTCCGGGGCGCGGACGCGGCCTACTACAGCTTCCAGCGGCTCCCGACGGACGCCGACAACGTCGGCTACGGCCCGGAGATCCCCGAGTTGGCGGTCGAGGTCCTCTCGCCCAGCGACCGCTGGAAGGACGTCATGACCAAGGTCGGCGACTATCTCGGGGCCGGCGTGCTGGCCGTCGTCGTGCTGGATCCTGAAGAGCGGACCGCCCGGATGTTCGAGCCAGACGAGGGACCGCGCACTCTCGGGCCGGAGGACGTCTTGAAATTCGAGGCGGTCCTTCCCGGCTTCGAGGTGGTCGTCGGTCGGCTGTTCGAGTGA
- a CDS encoding Uma2 family endonuclease: MATVEQTPALITAEEFARRPDSGYVEELVRGRIIMSPPPGVRHGIVCNRIGKLLAIFVDDHDLGYVVNNDAGVVTERGPDTVRGPDVSYYSYARLPKGDPPTGYNPSPPELVFEVLSPSDRWGDVLRKVGEYINAGVLVVVVLDPEERNARLFDAAKSSKSFGSDEVLRFESILPGFDVTVGRLFE; this comes from the coding sequence ATGGCGACGGTCGAACAGACGCCCGCCCTGATCACGGCCGAGGAGTTCGCCCGGCGTCCCGACTCGGGGTACGTCGAGGAACTGGTGCGAGGACGCATCATCATGTCGCCGCCCCCGGGAGTCAGGCACGGGATCGTCTGCAACAGGATCGGGAAACTCCTCGCCATCTTCGTGGACGACCATGACCTGGGCTATGTCGTGAACAACGACGCCGGCGTCGTCACCGAACGAGGCCCCGACACGGTGCGAGGCCCCGACGTGTCGTATTACAGCTACGCCCGGCTGCCCAAAGGCGACCCGCCTACCGGCTACAATCCCAGCCCGCCGGAGCTGGTCTTCGAAGTCCTCTCGCCCAGCGACCGCTGGGGCGACGTCCTGCGGAAGGTGGGCGAATACATCAACGCGGGCGTGCTGGTCGTCGTCGTTCTGGATCCGGAAGAGCGGAATGCGCGTCTGTTCGATGCCGCGAAATCGTCGAAGTCTTTCGGCTCGGACGAGGTCCTGCGATTCGAGTCGATCCTGCCGGGCTTCGATGTGACGGTCGGCCGGCTGTTCGAGTGA